The DNA segment AACAGGTCGTCGAGCCGGTCGACGAAGGACTCCCCGGCGGAGACCCGGTGGTAGGTCCCCTGCACGGGGGCGCCGGCCGCGTTGCGGGCGTACTGGCCCGGCGGGATGAGGAAGGCGAGCAGCCAGACGGCGATCGTGACCACGACGAGCACGGTGAGCGCGCTGGGGAAGGTGAACGCCCGCCGGCGCGGTGGCGGTTCCCCGGCCTCCGTCTCCATGTCCCCTCCTCGCTCCCGGCGCGACCTCGGCAACAGCCTCCGGGGTGCGCGGGCGGGCCGCATCCGGGGTGGGGCGTGGGAGTGGTGGGAAACGCCGTACCGGCCCGGCGCGGCGGAGCGTTAGGGTCGGCAGCATGGCACTCGCTTCACAGGACCCGGCCGCCGACGGCACCCAGGAGGCCGCCGCCCCCGAGGCACCGGCGGCGGACCCCGGTACCGCCGCCGCGGTGGCCGCCGCCGAGGCCGCGGGGCTCGCCGCCGGGGAGACGGTCCGGATCGACAGCTGGGTCTGGGCGGTGCGCCTGGTCAAGACGCGGTCGCTGGGCGCCACCGCGTGCCGGGGCGGCCATGTCCATGTGAACGGGGAGCGGGTGAAGCCCGCGTACTCCGTGCGGGTGGGCGACGAGGTGCGGCTGCGGCACGAGGGCCGGGAGCGCGTGGTGATCGTGAAGCGGCTGATCCGCAAGCGGGTCGGCGCCCCGGTGGCCGCGCAGTGCTACATCGACAACTCCCCTCCTCCGCCGCCCCGCGAGGCGGTCGCCCCCGTCGGCATCCGGGACCGGGGCGCCGGCCGCCCCACCAAGCGGGACCGCCGCGAGCTGGAACGGCTGCGCGGCCTGGGCACGCCGGACGCCCCCGGTGCCCCCGTCGTCGCCCCGGACCCCCACGGCAGGCGCCGGCCGGGCCACTGAGCCACGGGCGACCGCCTCAGCCCTCAGCCCCTCGGCCCGCCGGCACCGCCCGCACCCATATCCCGTCGTCGGTCAGCTCGGCGTCCACTCTCAGCCCGGCCTCCCCGAGCGCGGCCTCGAACTGCTCCTTCGTCAGGGCCCTGCTGCGGAAGGTCTGGGTCCAGGCGGCGTCCGGGAAGGTGTACTCGGCCCGCACCGAGTCGACCCCGTCCCCGACCGGTTCCACCGAGGCGATCCGGACGGTGAAGCCCCGGGGGTCGACGCGCTCCCTCGGCACGTTCTCGTGGTAGTCGGCGCCCTCCCGCTGGATGAGCACGCAGCCGTCCGGCGCCACATGGCGGGCGCAGGTGTCCAGCAGGGCGTGGCGCAGCGCCGGGTCGGCGGTGTGCACCAGGAACGAGCCGAGCAGGACCACGTCGAACCGCTCGCCCAGGTCCAGGTCCTCGATCGGCGTGCGTATGGTGCGCTCCGCCCCGCGCACCCGCTCCAGCATCTCGGCGGACTCGTCCACCGCCGTCACCCGGAACCCGCGCTCCAGCAGCGGATGGGTGACCCGGCCCGCGCCGCTGCCCAGCTCCAGGATGTGCGCCCCGGCGGGCACGGCGGCGGCGATGACGTCCGGTTCGTCGCCCGGTGGGAAGCGGGCGTACAGCTCCACCGCGCAGCCGTCCGGGGTGATCGCTCCGGGGCCGGTGCCCTGATGTCCTTCACGCATCTCGACTGTCATGCCGGAAGAACGGACGATCTTCGTTCACCCGTTCCCGTCCCGCCCCGAACCACTCGTTCGAGTCAATTCACACCGCTCCGGGAACCGGAGTACGTTGCCAGAGAGGTGGTGATCGGATGCGTACCGGCAGTGAACCGGCGACCGCGCGCAGTGCGCTGCGGGCGCGGCTGTGGCTGAGCGTGTGGGGGTTCGCCTGGACCGTCTTCGGCTCCGTGGCCTTCGCCCTGACCGGACGCACCGGCTGGGCGGTCGCGTGCGCCGTGCTGTGGCTGGTGGTCACGGTCGACCTGGCCGTGGTCGTCCGCCATCTGCGCCAGGGCCCGCACTACCAGCCGGGCCGCGACGTACCCCCGTACGAGCCGGTGCACGACGAGACGGCGGTACGGCCGAGGCGGCGGCGGGGGTTCCCCCGCCTGCCCGCGCCCCGGCACCACCACCCCTGAGCGACCGGGCTCAGGAGTCGAAGCGGGCCGCTCGCAGATAGTCCGGGTTGGGGTCCAGCGCGGCGGCCAGCCGGAAGTGGCGGCGGGCCTGACCGGCCCTGCCCTGGCGCTCGTAGGTGCGGCCCAGCGCGAAGTGGGCGAAGGCGTTGTCCGGCTCGCGCTCCAGCACCACCGTGAACTCCAGCTCGGCGGGCCGCAGTTGCGCGGCGGCGAAGAAGGCGCGCGCCCGCAGCAGCCGGGCGGCGGTGTTCTCGGGATGCGCGGCGATCACTTCGTCGAGCAGTTTCACCGCGCCCCTGGGGTCCCGCGCGTCGAGCAGATGCTCGGCGGCGCGGAAGTCGATGACATCCGTCTCCGGCGTACGTCCGGCGGAACCATTGATCTCGGGCACGGCGAAGTCCTTCCCTCACTCCGCCGTTCCAACGCCTCAAGGCGGAGGGGCTATTCCGCGCCACCGCTCCGCTCGGCCGCGCGCCGGGTCAGTTCGGCCCAGACCTCGTCGACCCGCTTCTCCAGCGCGTCCAGCGGCACGTCGTTGTCGATCACGATGTCGGCGATCTCCCGGCGCTGCTCACGGCTCGCCTGGGCGGCCATGCGGGCGCGGGCGTCCTCCTCGGTCGTCCCGCGCAGCCGGACCAGCCGGTCGAGCTGGGTCCCGGGGCTCACGTCCACGACGACGACGAGGTCGTACAGCGGCGCCAGCCCGTTCTCGGTGAGCAGCGGTACGTCGTGCAGGACGACGGCGTCGGCGCTCGCGGCGCTCTCCAGCTCGCGGGACCGCTCGCCCACCAGGGGGTGCACGATCGCGTTGAGGACGGCCAGCTTCTCCGGGTCGGCGAAGACGATGGACCCGAGCCGGGGCCGGTCCAGCGAGCCGTCCTCGGCGAGGATCTCCGGCCCGAACGCCTCCACCACGGCCGCGAGACCCGGTGTCCCCGGCGCCACGACCTCCCGCGCGATCCGGTCCGCGTCGATCAGCACGGCCCCGTGCTCCACGAGCAGCCGCGACACCTCGCTCTTGCCGGCCCCGATGCCGCCGGTCAGCCCCACTTTCAACATGCCGGGCAGCCTAGACCCTCGCGCCGGAGGGCTTACGCCTCGCCCTCCCGCTCCGCGAGGAACCGCTCGAACTCGAGGCCGATCTCGTCGGCGGACGGGATGTCGACGGGCTCGGCGAGCATGTTGCCGCGGGTCTCGGCGCCGGCGGCCGCGTCGTACTGGTGCTCAAGGCCCTGGATGAGCGAGGTCAGTTCCTCGTCGCCCTCGCGGATCTGGCGGTCGATCTCGGTCTGGGTGCGGTGCGCCTCGGTGCGCAGACCGTGGGCGACACCGGGCAGCACGAGACCGGTGGCGGCGGTGATCGCCTCCAGCACGGTCAGCGCGGCGTCCGGGTAGGCGGAGCGGGCGAGGTAGTGCGGGACGTGCGCGGCGACCCCGAGAACGTCGTGGCCGGCCTCGCTGAGCCGGTACTCCAGCAGCGCGGCCGCGCTGCCCGGCACCTGGGCCTCCTCGAAGGGGCTGCGGTGTCCGGGGACGAGGTCGGTGCGGTTGCCGTGCGGGGTGAGGCCCACGGGACGGGTGTGCGGTACGCCCATCGGGATGCCGTGGAAGTTGACGGACAGCCGGACGCCGAGGCGCTCCACGATCTGCTGGACGGCGAGTGCGAACCGCTCCCACTCCACGTCGGGTTCGGGCCCGGACAGCACCAGGAACGGCGCCCCGGTGGCATCCTGCACGAGGCGGACCTCGATGGCCGGCACCTCGTAGCCGGTCCAGCTGTCGCGCTGGAAGGTCAGCAGCGGACGGCGGGCCCGGTAGTCCACCAGCCGGTCGTGGTCGAACCGGGCCACGACCTGGTGCGGCAGCGTGTCGAGGACCCGCTCCACGATCTGGTCGCCCGTCTCCCCCGCGTCGATGTACCCGTCGAAGTGGTAGAGCATGACCAGCCCGGCCGACTCCTGAGCCAACGCCACGTCCACCACGGCGAGCCCCTTCGGCTCCCAAGCGAACAAACCCTGCGGATCAACCACGATGACCGCCCCTCCTAGTGTCCAAATGAGCCAACACCAGGAACCACCGGACCATTCCCAAGATCATCAAACAGGGTTCAGCTGCAACTCCCCCAAGGGGCGCGGGGAACTGCGCGAACACCCCCCCACAACCCGCACCTGACAACGCACCAGAAAACGCCTGAGGGACCCGCACCCCGAAAGGTACGAGTCCCTCAAGCTTGACTACCGGCTAAACCTCAGCGGTGAGCGTTCAGCTCTGGCCGCCCGCCAGCTTCTCACGCAGCGCGGCAAGCGCCTCGTCCGAAGCAAGGGCACCGGAGGTGTCCGCACCCTCGGAGGAGTACGAGCCGCCGCCACCGGAAGCGGCCGGAGCCGCACCCGCGACGTCGACACCCTCGGCAGCGGCCTTCTCGTCCGCCTCGCGGGACTTGATGACCTGGGCCTGGTGCTGCTCGAAGCGCTGCTGCGCCTCGGCGTACTGGCCCTCCCACGCCTCGCGCTGGGTCTCGTAGCCCTCGAGCCAGTCGTTGGTCTCGGGGTCGAAGCCCTCGGGGTAGATGTAGTTGCCCTGGTCGTCGTAGGACGCGGCCATGCCGTACAGGGTCGGGTCGAACTCGACCGAGGCCGGGTCGGCACCGAAGGCCTCGTTGGCCTGCTTCAGCGAGAGGCTGATGCGGCGACGCTCGAGGTCGATGTCGATGACCTTGACGAAGATCTCGTCGTTGACCTGGACGACCTGCTCCGGGATCTCCACGTGGCGCTCGGCCAGCTCGGAGATGTGGACCAGACCCTCGATGCCCTCGTCCACGCGGACGAACGCACCGAACGGAACCAGCTTCGTGACCTTGCCGGGCACGACCTGGCCGATCTGGTGGGTGCGGGCGAACTGCTGCCACGGGTCTTCCTGGGTCGCCTTCAGCGACAGGGAGACGCGCTCGCGGTCCATGTCCACGTCGAGAACCTCGACGGTGACTTCCTGGCCGACCTCGACAACCTCGGACGGGTGGTCGATGTGCTTCCAGGACAGCTCGGAGACGTGCACCAGGCCGTCGACGCCACCCAGGTCCACGAAGGCACCGAAGTTGACGATGGAGGACACGACGCCGGAGCGGACCTGACCCTTCTGGAGGGTCGTGAGGAACGTCTGGCGGACCTCGGACTGGGTCTGCTCGAGCCAGGCACGGCGGGACAGGACCACGTTGTTGCGGTTCTTGTCCAGCTCGATGATCTTCGCCTCGAGCTCCTTGCCCACGTAGGGCTGGAGGTCGCGGACGCGGCGCATCTCGACCAGGGAGGCCGGGAGGAAGCCGCGGAGGCCGATGTCGAGGATGAGACCACCCTTGACGACCTCGATGACGGTACCGGTGACGATGCCGTCCTCTTCCTTGATCTTCTCGATGGTGCCCCAGGCGCGCTCGTACTGGGCGCGCTTCTTCGAGAGGATCAGGCGGCCTTCCTTGTCCTCCTTCTGGAGAACCAGGGCCTCGATCTCGTCGCCGACCTTGACGACCTCGTTCGGGTCGACGTCGTGCTTGATCGAGAGCTCGCGGCTCGGGATGACACCTTCGGTCTTGTAACCGATGTCGAGCAGGACCTCGTCCCGGTCGACCTTCACGATGACGCCGTCGACGATGTCGCCGTCGTTGAAGTACTTGATCGTCTCGTCGATCGCGGCGAGGAAGGCTTCCTCGTTACCGATGTCGTTGACCGCAACCTGCGGGGTGGTGGCGGTGGTCTCGGTGCTGCTCGTCATGTGGGAAAGGGCTCCGGTACGGACATTGAAGTCGTAGGTACTGCTTACGCCGGGAGCCCGTTTCGCTCTGCAGAAGCCGGACAGCCAAGGAAGCGCCACTTGAGCACCGGGTGCCCGGTGGCGCCTCGAGAACCGAGGGATACATACAGATGCGAGCGCGACCTGCTACGTCTGAGGTGCGCAGGCCCGCAGCGCAACTTGTAGCATACGGGGGCAGCCGGGCAGGGTCAATGCGCGAAGGCGCACACCGCGGACCGAACGCCGCATACCCGGCGGAAGAATCGCCCAACTGGGCGCGCGTGACCGCGTGATCCCTTCCGTGACACGCGTCCGGCGGGCCGGTTGGACGGAAGAGTACGACGAGGGAGCCGATCATCCAAGAGCCTGTGGGGCACGACCCGGAGGGGTCGGAGGAATCAGAGCCGGAGGCCACCCGCCGTGACGCGGGGGTCGCGGAGAGCAGTCGGGCCAACCGGGGCTGGTGGGACCGGAACGCCGACGAGTACCAGGTCGAGCACGGCACCTTCCTCGGTGACGACCGCTTCGTCTGGTGCCCGGAGGGGCTGGACGAGGTGGAGGCCGAGCTGCTCGGCCCGGCGGAGGAGCTGAAGGGCCGGGACGTGCTGGAGATCGGCGCGGGCGCGGCGCAGTGCGCGCGCTGGCTGGCCGCCCAGGGCGCCCGTCCGGTCGCGCTCGACCTCTCCCACCGGCAGCTCCAGCACGCGCTGCGCATCGGCTCGGCGTTCCCGCTGGTGTGTGCGGACGCGGGCGCGCTGCCCTTCGCGGACGCCTCCTTCGACGTGGTGTGCTCGGCGTACGGGGCGCTGCCCTTCGTGGCCGATCCCCGGCTGGTGCTGCGCGAGGTGCGGCGGGTGCTGCGGCCGGGCGGCCGGCTGGTGTTCTCGGTGACGCACCCGATCCGCTGGGCCTTCCCGGACGAACCCGGTCCGGAGGGGCTGTCCGTGGCGGCCTCCTACTTCGACCGCACTCCCTATGTGGAGCAGGGCGACGACGGGAGCGCCGTCTATGTGGAGCACCACCGCACGATCGGGGACCGGGTGCGGGACATCGTGTCCTCCGGGTTCCGGCTGGTGGACCTGGTGGAGCCGGAGTGGCCGGCCTGGAACACCTCCGAGTGGGGCGGCTGGTCCCCGCTGCGCGGCAACCTGATCCCCGGTACCGCGATCTTCGTCTGCGAACGGGACTGACGGCCCCGGCCTCCCGGCGTACGACACTGGGGGCGTGATCCGTGACGACGCCCTCGCCGCGCTGCCCGTGCGCTCCGCCCTGCCCGACCTGACCGCCGCGCTGGACTCCCGGGGCACCGCCGTGCTGGTGGCGCCGCCCGGTACCGGCAAGACGACGCTCGTGCCGCTGGTGCTGGCCGGGCTGGCCGACGGGGGTCCGGCGCGGCGGGTCGTGGTGGCCGAGCCCCGCCGGATCGCGGCGCGGGCGGCCGCGCGGCGGATGGCGTGGCTGCTGGGCGAGAAGCCCGGTGTCAGCGTCGGCCACACCGTTCGCGGCGAACGTGTGGTGGGCCCCCACACCCGCGTGGAGGTCGTGACCACCGGTGTCCTCCTCCAGCGGCTCCAGCGGGACCAGGAGCTGGCCGGCGTCGACGTGGTGATGCTCGACGAGTGCCACGAACGGCACCTCGACGCGGACACGGCCGCCGCCTTCCTCTGGGACGTACGGGGGACCCTGCGGCCCGACCTCCGACTGGTGGCAGCCTCCGCGACCACCGACGCGCAGGGCTGGTCCCGGCTGCTCGGTGATGCGCCGGTGGTGGAGGCGGCCGGTGCGTCGTACCCCGTGGACGTGGTCTGGGCGCCGCCCGCGCGTCCGGTGCGGCCGCCGCACGGGATGCGGGTGGACCCGGCGCTCCTGGCGCATGTCGCCTCGGTCGTCCGGCGGGCTCTGGCCGAGCACTCCGGTGACGTGCTGTGTTTCCTGCCCGGTGTGGGGGAGATCGCGCGCGTGGCCGGGCAGTTGGGCGGACTGGCCGATGTCGACGTGCTCCAGGTGCACGGCCGTGCCCCCGCCGCCGTGCAGGACGCGGTGCTCTCCCCCGGCGCACGGCGCCGGGTGGTCCTGGCGACCTCGGTGGCCGAGTCCTCCCTCACGGTGCCGGGCGTCCGGGTCGTCGTCGACTCGGGGCTCGCGCGGGAGCCCCGCGTGGACCACGCGCGCGGCCTGAGCGGCCTGGCGACGGTACGGGCGTCCCGCGCGGCCGGTGCCCAGCGTGCGGGCCGGGCCGGGCGCGAGGCACCCGGTGTGGTCTTCCGCTGCTGGGACCGCGCCGAGGACACCCGCCTGCCCGCCTTCCCGGCCCCGGAGATCAAGGTCGCCGACCTGACCGCCTTCGCCCTCCAGGCGTCCTGCTGGGGCGACCCGGACGCCACGGGCCTCGCCCTGCTGGACGCGCCGCCCGCCGGGGCGATGGCGGCGGCCCGCGACGTACTGACGGCCGTCGGCGCCGTCGATCCCACCGGCCGGGCCACCCCCCGGGGCACCCGCCTCTCCCGCCTGGGCCTCCACCCCCGCCTCGGCCGGGCCCTGCTCGACTCCCCCGCCTCCGCCGCCGAGACGGTCGCCCTCCTCTCGGAGGAGGTACCGCGCGAGTACGGCGACGACCTGGCGGGTGCCCTGCGCCGGGCCCGCCGGGGCGGCGACGCGTACGCGGCGCGCTGGGCGGCGGAGGTACGGCGACTGCGGGGCGTGGCGCAACCGGACGCGCCCGGTGCCGCCCCTGAGCCCCTCGGCGACGAGGCCGCCGTCGGCCGGGTCGCCGCGCTCGCCTTCCCTGAGCGGATCGCCCGGCTGGACGGCGGGTCGTACCTGATGGTGTCCGGGAGCCGGGTCGAGGTGACTGAGGGGTCGGCCTTGCGGGGGGCGCCATGGATCGTCGTGGCCGTCGCGGACCGGCCGGTGGGGAAGGGGCACGGGCGGATGCGTCTCGGGGCCGCCGTGCCGGAGGAGGTCGCCCGGGCGGCTGCCGCCTCGCTGCTGGATGAGCGGGAGGAGGTGCGCTGGGCCGAGGGGGAGGTCGTGGCGCGGCGGGTCGAGCGGCTGGGGGCCGTGGAGCTGGCCGTGCGGCCTCTCGCGAAGCCCGAGCCCGGGTTGGTGCGGGCCGCCCTGGTCGACGGGCTGCGGCGGGAGGGGCTGGGGCTGCTGCGGTGGACCGAGCACGCTCAACTCCTGCGGCAGCGGCTGGCGTTCCTGCGGGCGCGGCTCGGGGAGCCGTGGCCGGACGTGTCGGAGGAGGCGCTGCTGGCCCGCGTGGACGACTGGCTGGAGCCGGAGTTGGGGCGGGCCCGGCGCCGGGCGGACCTGGGGCGGATCGACGCGGGGCAGGCGCTCACGCGGCTGTTGCCGTGGGCGGGCGGGGAGGCGGCCCGGCTGGACGAGCTGGCGCCGGAGCGGGTCGCCGTACCGAGCGGGTCACGGGTGCGGGTCGACTACACGGACCCCGAACGGCCGGTGCTGGCCGTGAAGTTGCAGGAGCTGTTCGGGCTGCGGGAGACCCCGGAGGTGGCCGGGGTGCCGCTGCTGGTGCATCTGCTGTCGCCCGCCGGGCGGCCCGCCGCCGTGACGGCGGACCTCGCCTCGTTCTGGCGGGACGGCTACCGGGCGGTCCGGGCCGAGCTGCGCGGGCGGTACCCGAAGCATCCCTGGCCCGAGGACCCGGCCACCGCCGAGCCGACCCGTCATACGACGGCCCGGCTCAGGCGGTGAAGGACCTCAGGAGCCGGCCGAGGCGCTCGGCGACGGGTCGGCGGAGGCGCTCGGCGAGGGGCCGGCCGAGGCGGTCGCCAGGACCGAGACCTTCAGCTCGACGGTGACGCTGCCCCCGCCCGGCGTGGTGACGCGGAGCAGGTAGGTGCCGCTGAAGAGGTCCGCGTACAGCTTGGGCAGCGTGACGACGCCGTCGGCGTCGGTGGTGAGCCCGGTGAGGGTGCGGACGGGCTGTCCGTTCGCGTCCTTGAAGTAGGGCCCGACGATGTTCGCGCTGGGGTTGGCCGCGGACTTGATCAGGGTGGCGGTGGCGCCGACCTTGGCCGCCGGAGCGCCCTTGTACGTCGCCTTGACCTGGACCTGCCCGGCGAACTCGCCGCCCGGGGTGCAGGTCAGCGCGGTGTCGGAGGTGCGGACCAGCTTGTCGGCGGGGCGCGGGGTGACGGTGGCCGTGTAGCCGACGCCCTTGGCCGCGTGCCCGACGACCGTGCCGGTGACCTTGAAGGTGCCGGCCTGCTCGCCCGCGAGGAGCTGCGGGGCGAGTGCGGTGCCCTTGGCGTCGGTGGCGATGGTGGCCACCCGCTCGCCGCCGGTGAAGGTGGCGCCGGTGTCTCCGGTGATGGTGAACCGCACCCGGACCTTGGCGACGGACTTGCCGTCCTTGGTCACCGCGCGGGCACTGATCCGCCGCTCGAAGGCGTCCCCGGCCGTGGCGGACAGCTCGGTGCCGTCCAGGTCGGGCGAGACGAGGTGGTCCACCGTGTCGGACGGGGTGGGCGTCCCGGCCGGCGGGGTCGGCTCGGGCGAGGGGCTGCCGGGCTTGCCGGGGTCCGGGCTCGGCTGGGCCGGCTTGGATGGCTTGCCCGGCTTCGAGGGCTTCGGCGAGACGGTGCCCGGAGTGGCGGGCATGCTGGTGCGCGGGAGGCCGTCGTCGCTGCGGTGGCCGGGGATGCCGCCGGTGCCGTCCGCGACGGAGTGGGTGCCCTTGCGGTAGTAGTCCACCCAGCTCAGCACGAGGTCGAGGTAGTCGGTGGAGTTGTTGTAGCTCAGGATCGCGCTGCGCAGGTCGCGTTCGGTGGAGAGGTCCCAGCCGTTGCGGCACAGGTAGTGGCCCGCGGCGAGGGCGGCGTCGTAGACGTTGTTCGGGTCGGCCTTGCCGTCGCCGTTGCCGTCGCGGCCCGCCCACGCCCAGGTGGACGGGATGAACTGCATGGGGCCGATGGCCTGGTCGTAGGAGCTGTTGCCGTCGTAGACGCCGTGGTCGGTGTCCTTGATGAGGGCGAAGCCGTTGCCGTCGAGCTGGGGGCCGATGATCGGGCTGATCGTGGTGCCGTCGGCCCGCACACGGCCGCCCCTGGCCTGGCCGGACTCCACCTTGCCGATGGCGGCGAGGAGTTGCCAGGGCAGGTTGCAGCCGGGCTTGGACGTGCGGAGTTCGGCCTCGGCCTTCTGGTAGGCGTCCAGCACGGTCGCGGGGATGCCCGCCTCGCCCTCGCCCCGCGAGACGGGCGTGCCGTTCGTCGAGGACGGGCTCGGCAGCGGGCTGTTGAGCGGCGGAAGGTCCGTGTAGTACGGCGAGTTGCCGGTGGCGTTGGCATCCGCCGGCACGTCCGGCACGGGGCTGCTCTGGCCCGCGCTGGTCTGGAGGGTGTCCGGAGCGCCGGTCGCCCCCGGCGCCTGGGACGCGGAGAGTGCCGCGACCGCCAAGGCGGCCGCCGCGGTCGTCGCCGCTCCCTTGCGCAGCCGCCTGCCCTTGTGCGCCGCCATAGAGTGAACCCCTCCCGTGGACGCCCTCGGCGTCCGTCTGCGCCTGTCCCGACTGAAGGTGTGACGGCCGGGCCGGTGCCACGGTTGCCCGGTGTGCCGCACTGAGGTCTGTGTGGTGGGTCACCTGACCGTGTGCACGACAGATGCGCCCCGGCCGACCCTACGTCAACTCCCCTGTCGCGAGGGACCCGTGGCACCCGCGTTTTCCGGACTTGGCCGACTCCTGTCGCCCGCCCGGCCGATGAGGGCGCGTCACGCATACTGGGCCCGCGATCACCGGCGCGGCTCGCGCCGGCCGTTCCGGGAGGACCCGTTGCCGTTCACGCTCAGCCATGCCGCCGCCGTACTGCCCGCCGTCCGCCGGGACGGGACCGGGCGGGGGCCGTTGGTGCCGTCGGTGCTCGTGGCGGGCTCCTTCGCGCCGGACCTGACCTATTACGCGGCCGGGGTGCACCCGGAGGCGATGGAGTACGGGACGTTCACGCACTCCTTCACCGGGGTGCTCACCGTGGACGTGCTGCTCTCCTGGGCGCTGGTGGCGCTCTGGCTGCTGGTGCGCGAGCCACTGGTGGCGCTGCTCCCCCGGCCCTGGCAGCCCAGGCCCGCCGCCCTGCTGCGCTGCGGGGCACCCCGCGCGCGGGTCCGGGCGTCGCTGGCGCCGTGGTGGTACGTCTCGGCGGTGCTGGGCGGGGTCACGCACGTGGTGTGGGACGCCTTCACCCACCACGACCGCTGGGGCACCGGGCTGGTGCCGGTACTCGCCCGCATGATGGCCGGAATTCCCCTCTTCCAGTGGCTCCAGTACGGCACCTCGGCGCTGGCCGCCGCCGGGATCGCCGTCTTCCTGGTACGGGCGCTCCGGGCCGCCCCGGCCGGTGATCCGGTGGGCGTACCCCTGCTCTCCGTACGGGACCGGTGCTGGGCGCTGCCCCTGCTGGTGGGCTGCGCGCTGGGCGCGGCGGTGGTGCGGGCGGTGCGCTGGTGGGCGTACTGGGGCGCGGTCGCCCGGCCCTGGGAACTGGTGCCCACGGTGTGCTTCGGCGCGGGCTCGGGCCTGCTGCTCGGGGTGGTGCTGTACGCGGGCGCGGTACGGGTGTGGCGGCCCGTCGGCGCTACGCCCGCTTCCGCGCCGAGCGCCGGGCCGGTGGCACGGGGTGCGACGGTCGGCGCGGGGCGGCGGGAGCGGGGCGGTCGGTGAGGGAGGCCACGAACACGGTGAGCGTGTGCCGGGGGCGCGCCTTCGGCAGGTGGGTCAGCAGCAGCGCGAGGTAGCCGCACAGGAGGTCGGCACAGGCGGGCCGGTCGGGGAGGCGGCGGGTTCCGGCGGCCAGGACCCGGCGGGCGGCGGCGCCGGCCCGGCGGACGCGGGTCAGGGGACGCGCGGGGCGACGGGCGGCGCTGGCACCGGCCGCGACGACGGGCACGGCCGTCCCGGACGCCTCTGGCGCCGGGCCGGTGTCCGTACGCTCCGTACTGCCGTGCCGCGGGGCGGGCCTCAGGCGGTGAAGCATGCGTATACCCATGCCCGCAGTCTCGCGGGTGGCGGGCGGGGGCTGCGTTCTGGCGGGGGCCACGTGAGTGAAACCCCGCGGGGAGGGCGGCTCCGCGCGGGGTTCCGGGTGGCTCAGTGCGCGGCCGACTCCCAGTCGGAAACCCCGCGGGGAGGGCGGCTCCGCGCGGGGTTCCGGGTGGCTCAGTGCGCGGCCGACTCCCAGTCCGGGCCGACGCCCACGGAGACGTCCAGCGGGGCGCGCAGGCTGACGGCGTCCGCCATCTCGCGGCGGACGATCTCCTCGACCCTCTCGCGCTCGCCGGGGGCGATCTCCAGCACGATTTCGTCGTGCACCTGGAGCAGCATCCGGGACTTCAGCTCCGCCTCGCGCAGCGCCCGGTCGACGTGGAGCATGGCGATCTTGACGATGTCGGCTGCGGTGCCCTGGATCGGGGCGTTCAGCGCCATCCGCTCGGCGGCCTCGCGGCGCTGGCGGTTGTCGCTGTTGAGGTCGGGCAGGTAGCGGCGGCGGCCGAAGAGGGTCGCCGTGTAGCCCGTCGCCCGTGCCTCGTCGACCGCGCGGCGCAGATAGTCCCGTACCCCGCCGAACCGCTCGAAGTAGGTGTCCATCAGCGCGCGGGCCTCGCCGGCGTCGATGTTGAGCTGCTGGGAGAGGCCGAAGGCGGACAGGCCGTA comes from the Streptomyces seoulensis genome and includes:
- a CDS encoding lytic transglycosylase domain-containing protein; the protein is MAAHKGRRLRKGAATTAAAALAVAALSASQAPGATGAPDTLQTSAGQSSPVPDVPADANATGNSPYYTDLPPLNSPLPSPSSTNGTPVSRGEGEAGIPATVLDAYQKAEAELRTSKPGCNLPWQLLAAIGKVESGQARGGRVRADGTTISPIIGPQLDGNGFALIKDTDHGVYDGNSSYDQAIGPMQFIPSTWAWAGRDGNGDGKADPNNVYDAALAAGHYLCRNGWDLSTERDLRSAILSYNNSTDYLDLVLSWVDYYRKGTHSVADGTGGIPGHRSDDGLPRTSMPATPGTVSPKPSKPGKPSKPAQPSPDPGKPGSPSPEPTPPAGTPTPSDTVDHLVSPDLDGTELSATAGDAFERRISARAVTKDGKSVAKVRVRFTITGDTGATFTGGERVATIATDAKGTALAPQLLAGEQAGTFKVTGTVVGHAAKGVGYTATVTPRPADKLVRTSDTALTCTPGGEFAGQVQVKATYKGAPAAKVGATATLIKSAANPSANIVGPYFKDANGQPVRTLTGLTTDADGVVTLPKLYADLFSGTYLLRVTTPGGGSVTVELKVSVLATASAGPSPSASADPSPSASAGS
- a CDS encoding DUF4184 family protein; translation: MPFTLSHAAAVLPAVRRDGTGRGPLVPSVLVAGSFAPDLTYYAAGVHPEAMEYGTFTHSFTGVLTVDVLLSWALVALWLLVREPLVALLPRPWQPRPAALLRCGAPRARVRASLAPWWYVSAVLGGVTHVVWDAFTHHDRWGTGLVPVLARMMAGIPLFQWLQYGTSALAAAGIAVFLVRALRAAPAGDPVGVPLLSVRDRCWALPLLVGCALGAAVVRAVRWWAYWGAVARPWELVPTVCFGAGSGLLLGVVLYAGAVRVWRPVGATPASAPSAGPVARGATVGAGRRERGGR
- the hrpB gene encoding ATP-dependent helicase HrpB, producing MIRDDALAALPVRSALPDLTAALDSRGTAVLVAPPGTGKTTLVPLVLAGLADGGPARRVVVAEPRRIAARAAARRMAWLLGEKPGVSVGHTVRGERVVGPHTRVEVVTTGVLLQRLQRDQELAGVDVVMLDECHERHLDADTAAAFLWDVRGTLRPDLRLVAASATTDAQGWSRLLGDAPVVEAAGASYPVDVVWAPPARPVRPPHGMRVDPALLAHVASVVRRALAEHSGDVLCFLPGVGEIARVAGQLGGLADVDVLQVHGRAPAAVQDAVLSPGARRRVVLATSVAESSLTVPGVRVVVDSGLAREPRVDHARGLSGLATVRASRAAGAQRAGRAGREAPGVVFRCWDRAEDTRLPAFPAPEIKVADLTAFALQASCWGDPDATGLALLDAPPAGAMAAARDVLTAVGAVDPTGRATPRGTRLSRLGLHPRLGRALLDSPASAAETVALLSEEVPREYGDDLAGALRRARRGGDAYAARWAAEVRRLRGVAQPDAPGAAPEPLGDEAAVGRVAALAFPERIARLDGGSYLMVSGSRVEVTEGSALRGAPWIVVAVADRPVGKGHGRMRLGAAVPEEVARAAAASLLDEREEVRWAEGEVVARRVERLGAVELAVRPLAKPEPGLVRAALVDGLRREGLGLLRWTEHAQLLRQRLAFLRARLGEPWPDVSEEALLARVDDWLEPELGRARRRADLGRIDAGQALTRLLPWAGGEAARLDELAPERVAVPSGSRVRVDYTDPERPVLAVKLQELFGLRETPEVAGVPLLVHLLSPAGRPAAVTADLASFWRDGYRAVRAELRGRYPKHPWPEDPATAEPTRHTTARLRR